A single genomic interval of Lactococcus sp. S-13 harbors:
- a CDS encoding TetR/AcrR family transcriptional regulator, whose product MAATQHAQTIKKDTQECLTIALLQLLEHHQLSDLSVSKVCQRAGVSRMAFYRNFEQLDQIIYAYYQPKIADEFERLRHTSQNSVKLENQEEFLAVFGEQLVRAKAQGFEPLISQIFTEEIKKFFINQNKDEEWLTFISAGVYALWSQWLLSGRKRPLSEIHELIRKMVTA is encoded by the coding sequence ATGGCAGCTACCCAGCACGCACAAACAATCAAAAAAGACACCCAAGAATGCCTCACCATCGCCCTTTTGCAACTTTTAGAGCATCATCAGCTTTCAGATTTGAGCGTTTCTAAAGTCTGTCAGCGAGCGGGTGTGAGTCGCATGGCTTTTTATCGAAATTTTGAGCAGCTAGATCAGATTATTTATGCCTATTATCAACCCAAAATTGCTGACGAATTTGAGCGTTTGCGCCACACAAGCCAAAACTCGGTCAAATTAGAAAATCAAGAGGAATTTTTGGCGGTTTTTGGTGAGCAATTGGTTCGGGCCAAGGCGCAAGGCTTTGAGCCATTGATTAGTCAAATTTTCACTGAAGAAATTAAGAAATTTTTTATCAATCAAAACAAAGATGAGGAATGGCTGACTTTCATTTCAGCGGGCGTTTACGCCCTCTGGAGCCAATGGTTACTCTCTGGACGCAAACGGCCTTTGAGCGAAATTCATGAACTAATTCGTAAGATGGTGACGGCCTGA
- a CDS encoding YjjG family noncanonical pyrimidine nucleotidase: MTVLLFDIDNTLLDFDKAEYEALGKIFEHYQIPDTAATRAIYSRENKALWRSHELGEISREELLGTRFERTFHALNVSERFNPVAVDEEYQLYLSQGHELMSHADELLNDLSAKNQEMYVVSNGTSRVSRPRIFESGISEYFREIFISEEVGHHKPSRAFFNHVFDHVESADEKDFAIIGDSLTTDILGGKNAGIKTIWYNPKHLEVSGMVTPDLEIADLLEIPSLVS, from the coding sequence ATGACCGTACTACTTTTTGATATTGACAACACTCTGCTGGATTTTGACAAGGCTGAATACGAAGCTTTAGGAAAAATTTTTGAGCATTATCAGATCCCAGACACTGCTGCAACTCGGGCGATTTATTCACGGGAAAACAAAGCCCTTTGGCGAAGCCATGAATTGGGTGAAATTTCGCGTGAAGAATTGCTGGGAACGCGCTTTGAGCGTACTTTCCACGCTTTGAATGTGTCTGAGCGTTTTAATCCTGTGGCAGTAGATGAAGAATATCAGCTTTATTTGTCGCAAGGTCACGAGTTAATGAGCCATGCTGACGAGCTTTTGAATGACCTATCGGCGAAAAATCAAGAGATGTATGTCGTAAGCAATGGAACCTCTCGCGTTTCACGTCCACGAATTTTTGAATCAGGGATTTCTGAATACTTTAGAGAAATCTTTATCAGTGAAGAGGTGGGTCACCATAAGCCTTCGCGTGCTTTCTTTAATCATGTTTTTGATCACGTTGAATCAGCAGATGAAAAAGATTTTGCAATTATTGGCGATTCGTTGACGACCGACATTCTAGGTGGTAAAAACGCAGGAATTAAAACAATCTGGTACAACCCCAAACACTTAGAAGTGAGTGGTATGGTCACTCCAGATTTAGAAATTGCAGATTTATTAGAAATCCCTAGCCTTGTTTCTTAA
- a CDS encoding MFS transporter — translation MNNTTDFNLKKVLPAILAIALGMLLVMMDTTIMNVTLPHLQMAFHQNLSHSQWVITAYTLSMATVIPFAGFLGDRFSDKKIFALAIIFFTLASLLAANAHSLESLIIWRIAQGLAGGVVAPIGIGMSFKIIPMEKRGAMMGILGLPMLLAPTIGPALAGFLVKSFDWSTVFLINLPIGILALIFVLLFLPNFPANKASQIDFKGAALSPFAFPVLIYGVHVGADKGWSNLGALGFILGA, via the coding sequence ATGAATAACACAACTGATTTTAACTTAAAAAAAGTCTTACCTGCAATTTTAGCAATTGCCCTTGGTATGCTTTTAGTGATGATGGATACAACCATCATGAATGTGACCCTGCCCCACCTCCAAATGGCCTTTCACCAGAACCTCTCGCACAGCCAGTGGGTCATTACTGCCTATACCTTGTCAATGGCGACCGTCATTCCCTTTGCGGGCTTTCTAGGCGACCGTTTTTCAGATAAAAAAATTTTTGCACTAGCTATCATTTTTTTCACACTAGCTTCACTTTTAGCAGCCAACGCCCACTCTCTTGAAAGTCTAATCATTTGGCGCATCGCTCAAGGACTTGCTGGTGGCGTCGTTGCTCCGATTGGGATTGGAATGTCCTTTAAAATCATTCCAATGGAAAAAAGGGGCGCAATGATGGGAATTTTAGGCTTACCAATGCTTCTGGCCCCTACAATTGGGCCTGCTCTAGCCGGTTTCTTAGTGAAATCCTTTGATTGGTCTACCGTCTTTTTAATCAATCTTCCTATTGGGATTTTAGCCTTGATTTTCGTTCTCCTTTTTCTTCCAAATTTTCCTGCCAACAAAGCCAGCCAAATTGATTTCAAAGGTGCCGCACTCTCTCCATTTGCTTTTCCCGTTCTGATTTATGGTGTCCACGTTGGCGCAGATAAAGGCTGGTCAAATCTAGGTGCACTCGGCTTTATCCTTGGGGCTTAA
- a CDS encoding TetR/AcrR family transcriptional regulator yields MATQPKKDKIISSSWELLQELSLTEFSMRKLATRLGMTVSSLYYHFASKEALFAELIDKASAEIIFPAHEKSWQERLFVYGKNIYTVLENYPNLAQLMMDYPPESENYLRLFDKILMIVDELELSDDHKFYTVNLYLNFIYTSKIDSERFLEQPEKATPEKAPLVQIAPFLDKYWQTESLSHLGTSESFEFGLRLLISGIEKTIEMNKS; encoded by the coding sequence ATGGCCACTCAACCTAAAAAAGACAAAATCATTAGCAGCAGCTGGGAGCTTTTGCAAGAACTTTCCCTCACCGAATTTTCAATGCGAAAATTGGCCACAAGACTAGGTATGACCGTTTCTTCTCTTTACTATCATTTTGCCAGTAAGGAAGCACTTTTTGCCGAACTCATCGATAAAGCAAGTGCTGAAATTATTTTCCCCGCCCACGAGAAAAGTTGGCAAGAACGTCTTTTTGTCTATGGGAAAAATATCTATACCGTTTTAGAAAATTACCCCAACCTTGCTCAGCTCATGATGGATTATCCGCCAGAATCCGAAAATTATCTTCGCTTATTTGATAAAATTTTGATGATTGTCGATGAGCTTGAACTTTCTGATGATCATAAATTTTATACGGTCAATCTCTATCTAAATTTTATCTATACCAGCAAGATTGATAGCGAACGTTTCTTGGAACAGCCTGAAAAAGCCACACCCGAAAAAGCCCCCCTTGTGCAAATTGCGCCTTTTCTTGACAAATACTGGCAAACTGAAAGCCTCTCCCATCTAGGCACTTCCGAAAGTTTTGAGTTTGGTTTACGCCTTCTCATCTCAGGAATTGAAAAAACAATTGAAATGAATAAATCATAG
- a CDS encoding alpha/beta hydrolase: MKERYEIISMRDHYKIRLGIFEPQHAPKGVVQLIHGFGEYTGHYLYLINDLVNAGFVCLMHDQRGHGILAAARPKMQGRAQNYDKFLSDCLEIRKIISKKYSRLPVYLFGHSLGGNIALNLLLRNPQIQNSYQKAVIESHGLT; encoded by the coding sequence ATGAAAGAACGCTATGAAATCATTTCGATGAGGGATCATTACAAAATTCGGCTAGGGATTTTTGAACCTCAACACGCACCTAAAGGCGTTGTACAACTTATCCATGGCTTTGGAGAATACACCGGTCACTACCTTTATTTGATTAACGACTTGGTCAATGCAGGCTTTGTTTGTCTAATGCACGATCAAAGAGGACACGGTATTTTGGCGGCAGCACGTCCCAAAATGCAAGGTAGAGCGCAGAATTATGATAAATTTTTAAGCGACTGCCTTGAAATCCGCAAAATTATTTCCAAAAAATACAGTCGCCTCCCTGTCTATCTCTTTGGCCATAGTTTGGGTGGAAATATCGCCCTTAATCTTCTCTTACGAAACCCTCAGATTCAAAACTCCTATCAAAAAGCGGTGATTGAATCCCATGGCTTGACTTAG
- a CDS encoding DegV family protein: MKLAVITDSSADFAEQYNSYENLFVLNIPISIDGVDYDLQKLSHEEWFELMEKAQEVPKTSQPSVAELEFLLKDLEKKGYTHVLGLFLPAAISGFYQNAFYLQHEFDKMQVNFPETFITSSPLGYMVETVLDLADSGAEFSEILAKFEAQRDGDRAYMLVDDLKWLAKGGRLSNGAAVLGTLLNIKPVLTFSPEGKVEVFEKVRTVKKTMSLMKKLLLQEAQDHSAYKVFVIQARATERAQELYDYAKAEGFDDVEMVTFGPVIATHLGLNTVAYAISPKK; the protein is encoded by the coding sequence ATGAAATTAGCTGTTATTACGGATTCCTCGGCGGATTTTGCCGAGCAATATAATTCTTATGAGAATCTTTTTGTTTTAAATATCCCAATCTCAATTGATGGTGTGGATTATGATTTGCAAAAACTTTCACATGAAGAATGGTTTGAACTGATGGAAAAAGCGCAAGAAGTTCCTAAAACCTCACAACCAAGCGTTGCTGAGCTGGAATTTCTCCTGAAGGATTTGGAAAAAAAGGGCTACACTCATGTTTTAGGACTTTTCTTACCGGCAGCAATTTCTGGTTTTTATCAAAATGCTTTTTATTTGCAGCATGAATTTGATAAGATGCAAGTCAATTTTCCTGAAACTTTTATTACGTCAAGTCCTTTGGGCTATATGGTTGAAACGGTTTTGGATTTAGCCGACAGTGGGGCAGAATTTAGCGAAATTTTGGCAAAATTTGAAGCGCAACGTGATGGCGACCGTGCTTATATGTTAGTTGATGATTTGAAATGGCTGGCAAAAGGAGGACGCCTGTCCAATGGTGCTGCGGTTCTTGGGACTTTGCTTAATATCAAACCGGTCTTGACTTTTAGCCCTGAGGGTAAGGTTGAGGTGTTTGAAAAAGTTCGGACGGTCAAAAAGACAATGAGTCTGATGAAAAAACTTTTGTTGCAAGAAGCGCAGGATCATTCGGCTTATAAGGTTTTTGTTATTCAAGCAAGAGCGACTGAGCGCGCGCAGGAATTATATGATTATGCTAAAGCTGAAGGTTTTGATGATGTGGAAATGGTGACTTTCGGGCCGGTCATTGCCACACATCTGGGGCTGAACACGGTAGCTTACGCGATTTCGCCCAAAAAATAA
- a CDS encoding serine aminopeptidase domain-containing protein, translating into MPWLDLAHPPAKIIQSIAQVAGKISPHFRIRTRLKVAGISHHQDLVDLVTKDGIYHDFLSLRLFSQIMEAGRHAQNHVKDLTLPTLLFCGGQDAICSAPAIRRFAQQAGENVIYDELPEAYHALHLDTDARQFLNKMKDFLLKSEFS; encoded by the coding sequence ATCCCATGGCTTGACTTAGCCCACCCGCCTGCAAAAATAATCCAAAGCATTGCTCAGGTCGCGGGTAAGATCAGTCCTCACTTTCGCATTCGCACGAGGCTGAAAGTGGCGGGGATTTCCCACCACCAAGATCTGGTGGACTTGGTGACTAAAGATGGAATTTATCATGATTTTCTTTCTTTGCGCCTTTTTTCTCAAATCATGGAAGCGGGTCGTCATGCTCAAAATCACGTGAAAGATTTGACCCTTCCGACCTTGCTATTTTGCGGGGGACAAGATGCGATTTGCTCAGCTCCAGCGATTCGCCGCTTTGCTCAACAAGCAGGGGAAAACGTCATTTATGACGAGCTTCCAGAAGCCTACCATGCGCTTCATCTGGATACAGACGCTCGCCAATTTTTGAATAAAATGAAAGATTTTCTGCTCAAAAGCGAATTTTCCTGA
- a CDS encoding DUF1149 family protein, whose protein sequence is MTLTIEREQEFVNQFHYDARNLEWEKENGTPETNLNVQFQLVPLDQLEKVEEGDTAIHAVLTYLIVLDNIVLSGFVSQLNYIRARVIKEQEELDAEEMSQLAAPLFDLLKRLVYETTEVALDQPGINLEF, encoded by the coding sequence ATGACTTTGACAATTGAACGTGAACAAGAATTTGTGAATCAATTTCATTATGATGCACGTAATTTGGAGTGGGAAAAAGAAAATGGGACACCAGAAACGAATTTGAATGTGCAATTTCAATTGGTTCCTTTGGATCAACTTGAAAAGGTGGAAGAAGGCGATACAGCGATTCATGCGGTGTTGACTTATTTGATTGTTTTGGACAATATCGTTTTGTCTGGTTTTGTCAGTCAATTGAACTATATCCGCGCGCGCGTGATTAAAGAGCAAGAAGAATTGGACGCTGAGGAAATGTCTCAATTGGCAGCTCCTTTGTTTGATTTGCTCAAACGTTTGGTTTATGAAACAACAGAAGTTGCTCTGGATCAGCCAGGCATCAATTTGGAATTTTAA
- a CDS encoding MFS transporter: MVLFVLVELRVENPLLHLRAFALPEFTKGISLMWLNQIVVFGAMLLVPLYLQNLVGLSSETTGLIMVPQAIASFLGMVIGGRLFDKLGTKAAALPGFALGAFSLLLFTQINPHSSLLFTICAILLLGLAQGLVNMQVNNHALQAIPLQKISRVTPLTNEMMQVVNSFAIAFLTAFLSRQMKIEKTGAFLQTNLTAFHHTFFLLLIFVSVGFILTLFLKKKANA, from the coding sequence TTGGTTTTGTTTGTCCTCGTAGAATTGCGCGTCGAAAATCCACTTTTGCACCTCCGCGCTTTTGCATTGCCTGAATTTACAAAAGGAATTTCGCTCATGTGGCTCAATCAAATTGTTGTGTTTGGTGCTATGTTGCTCGTTCCCCTTTACTTGCAAAACCTTGTCGGACTTTCCTCTGAAACCACTGGCTTAATCATGGTTCCACAAGCTATCGCCAGCTTTTTGGGAATGGTTATCGGAGGGAGACTTTTTGATAAGTTGGGCACTAAAGCAGCCGCTCTCCCAGGGTTTGCTCTTGGGGCTTTCAGTCTCCTCCTCTTTACTCAAATCAACCCCCATTCTTCACTCCTCTTTACCATTTGCGCGATTCTTTTACTTGGTTTAGCCCAAGGCTTGGTCAATATGCAAGTCAACAACCACGCCCTTCAAGCGATTCCCCTACAAAAAATTAGTCGCGTCACACCACTGACTAATGAAATGATGCAAGTGGTCAATTCCTTTGCCATCGCCTTTCTGACTGCTTTTTTAAGTCGTCAAATGAAAATCGAAAAAACTGGCGCTTTTCTCCAAACAAATCTCACTGCCTTTCATCACACCTTTTTCCTCCTTCTTATTTTCGTCAGCGTAGGATTTATTCTGACCCTATTTTTGAAAAAGAAGGCAAATGCATAA
- a CDS encoding MarR family winged helix-turn-helix transcriptional regulator, giving the protein MRTITHPIGRLLKVATNQMARELANSAAQLDLTGQQMLILNYLGDQLENQEKTLTVSQTELELEFNIRRSTTTEILQRMEKRQLIQRRASTFDARQKVIELTEAGRKYLPQIKAFMREHDEKVLGTLTDAELAAVQKFFQNINDLESQK; this is encoded by the coding sequence ATGCGAACAATAACACACCCTATTGGCCGACTGCTAAAAGTCGCCACAAATCAGATGGCACGTGAGCTGGCAAATTCAGCGGCTCAGCTTGATTTGACAGGTCAGCAAATGTTGATTTTGAATTATCTTGGGGATCAATTGGAAAATCAAGAAAAAACACTGACGGTCAGCCAAACCGAGCTTGAGTTAGAATTTAATATTCGGCGTTCAACAACGACCGAAATTTTGCAGCGTATGGAAAAAAGACAGTTGATTCAAAGACGAGCAAGCACATTTGACGCCCGCCAAAAAGTGATTGAATTGACAGAGGCAGGGCGCAAATATCTGCCGCAAATCAAGGCCTTCATGCGCGAACATGATGAAAAAGTGCTTGGAACTCTGACCGATGCTGAGCTTGCTGCCGTCCAAAAATTTTTCCAAAATATCAATGATTTAGAAAGTCAAAAATGA
- the trmD gene encoding tRNA (guanosine(37)-N1)-methyltransferase TrmD, with protein MRIDILSIFPEMFAPLHQSIVGKAQQKGLLDLHTHDFRENATNKQRHVDDMPYGGGQGMLLMPQPIFDCMEQIPQSPTKPPRVILLDPAGKRFDQKMAEELAQEEQLIFICGHYEGYDERIKTLVTDEISLGDFVLTGGEVAATVMVDAVVRLLPGVLGKAASHEDDSFSSGLLEYPQYTRPEDFRGMKVPEVLMSGHHENIRKWRLNESLKKTLARRPDLLETYQTNAEEEKMLQGLRENTQDVVE; from the coding sequence ATGAGAATTGATATTTTAAGTATCTTTCCAGAAATGTTTGCTCCTCTTCACCAATCCATCGTTGGAAAAGCTCAGCAAAAAGGGCTTTTGGACTTGCATACGCATGATTTTCGGGAAAATGCAACGAATAAACAGCGTCATGTTGATGATATGCCTTATGGCGGTGGTCAAGGAATGCTTTTGATGCCTCAGCCGATTTTTGACTGTATGGAGCAAATCCCCCAAAGTCCGACTAAGCCACCACGGGTGATTTTACTGGATCCCGCGGGAAAACGTTTTGATCAAAAAATGGCTGAAGAATTGGCTCAAGAAGAACAATTAATTTTTATTTGTGGGCATTATGAAGGCTATGATGAACGGATTAAAACGCTAGTGACGGATGAAATTTCTTTGGGAGATTTTGTTTTGACTGGGGGAGAGGTGGCAGCCACAGTTATGGTCGATGCTGTTGTTCGACTTTTACCGGGCGTTTTAGGAAAAGCAGCCAGTCATGAAGATGATTCATTTTCAAGTGGGCTTTTGGAATATCCGCAATACACACGACCAGAGGATTTCCGCGGTATGAAAGTTCCTGAGGTTTTGATGAGTGGACATCATGAAAATATACGTAAATGGCGTTTAAATGAGTCTTTGAAAAAAACGTTGGCCCGTCGACCAGATTTGTTAGAAACTTATCAAACAAATGCTGAAGAAGAGAAGATGCTACAAGGATTACGCGAAAACACACAAGATGTGGTAGAATGA
- a CDS encoding MFS transporter, protein MNTSLENQSPGHKVSAKTRFSIVAVAFVAFLGILAETSLNVTFPTLEKTFGLPLGTVQWVTTAYLLVVALVMPTSSYISQRFQDRTLFFSALAFFTIGDLLSLISPNFTILMMGRLIQGIGTGIAIPLMFNLVLTKIPRERVGVWMGFAGMILSIAPALGPTYGGLLTGTIGWRMIFALILIIPVFVFPLGAWAIEQAPKKSSNKFDFVAFSFLSIAMTSALLALDALTNPKMAAIWFIIFALSLAAFIWRCKTSDLQFLDIEIFKSPTFTLSVLVYCLLQFANLGINFIIPNFLQISLGTSSTLAGFALLPGSLIGSASQGPIGALYDRKGAKGILLSGNVIFFVALVLLTIFTKNLTLVSLMALYILFTIGRSAGFATTMTNSLAQLSPQKAAAGNAWFTTGSQFAASAGTATASLIATKADNLTTGTQHVFILFLGITVVNFIFYSLILNKKIN, encoded by the coding sequence ATGAACACAAGTTTAGAAAATCAATCTCCCGGACACAAAGTCAGCGCGAAAACACGCTTTTCAATAGTCGCTGTTGCTTTTGTCGCTTTTCTCGGAATTCTTGCCGAGACGAGCCTCAATGTTACTTTTCCCACACTCGAAAAAACCTTTGGCTTGCCACTTGGAACGGTTCAATGGGTGACGACGGCTTATCTTTTGGTCGTCGCTTTAGTCATGCCCACCAGTTCTTATATCAGCCAGCGTTTTCAAGATCGTACGCTCTTTTTTTCTGCCTTGGCCTTTTTCACCATCGGCGATTTGCTGAGCTTGATTTCACCAAATTTTACCATCTTGATGATGGGACGTTTGATTCAAGGGATTGGGACAGGAATTGCGATTCCTTTGATGTTTAATCTCGTTTTAACCAAAATTCCACGTGAAAGGGTTGGAGTTTGGATGGGCTTTGCAGGGATGATTTTGAGCATCGCACCAGCACTTGGCCCAACCTACGGAGGACTTTTGACAGGGACAATCGGTTGGCGTATGATTTTTGCCCTGATTTTAATTATTCCCGTCTTTGTTTTTCCGCTGGGAGCTTGGGCGATTGAACAAGCACCGAAAAAATCTTCCAACAAATTTGATTTTGTGGCCTTTAGCTTTTTGTCCATTGCGATGACGAGCGCCCTCTTGGCGCTGGATGCTTTGACCAATCCAAAAATGGCAGCCATTTGGTTTATTATTTTTGCGCTGAGTTTAGCTGCATTTATCTGGCGCTGCAAGACCAGTGATTTGCAATTTTTGGATATTGAAATCTTTAAAAGTCCTACCTTTACTTTGTCGGTATTGGTTTATTGCCTGCTCCAATTTGCTAATTTGGGAATTAATTTTATCATCCCTAACTTTTTACAAATTTCACTGGGAACGTCTAGCACTTTGGCCGGTTTTGCGCTTTTACCAGGTTCTTTGATTGGTTCGGCTTCACAAGGGCCGATTGGAGCGCTCTATGACCGCAAAGGGGCCAAAGGCATTTTGCTTAGCGGAAACGTCATTTTCTTTGTGGCGCTCGTACTTTTGACTATTTTCACTAAAAATCTGACGCTAGTTAGTTTGATGGCGCTCTATATTCTCTTCACCATTGGGCGCTCAGCTGGTTTTGCAACGACGATGACCAACAGTTTGGCACAATTATCACCTCAAAAAGCAGCAGCAGGAAATGCTTGGTTTACGACGGGATCACAATTTGCCGCCTCAGCAGGAACAGCAACAGCAAGTCTGATTGCAACTAAAGCTGATAATCTCACCACAGGAACTCAGCACGTTTTCATCCTCTTTTTGGGAATCACCGTGGTCAATTTTATCTTTTACAGCCTCATTTTGAATAAAAAAATCAACTAA
- the rimM gene encoding ribosome maturation factor RimM (Essential for efficient processing of 16S rRNA) encodes MEKFYKVGTIVNTQGLQGEVRVMPTTDFAQERFAKGAVLALFDEKDNYVQDLKVKSGRPQKSFYVVKFDGFYHINDVEKYKGFSVKIAQENQTALDDGEFYYHEIIGCEVYEHDVLIGKISEILQPGANDVWVVKRDGKRDLLLPYIPPVVLKVDVANQRVEVEIMEGLDD; translated from the coding sequence ATGGAAAAATTTTACAAAGTAGGAACAATCGTGAACACACAAGGGCTTCAAGGTGAGGTTCGAGTGATGCCAACGACTGATTTTGCACAAGAACGTTTTGCAAAAGGGGCGGTTTTGGCGCTCTTTGATGAAAAAGATAATTATGTTCAAGATTTAAAGGTCAAATCAGGACGACCACAAAAGAGTTTTTATGTGGTCAAATTTGACGGTTTTTATCATATCAATGACGTTGAAAAATATAAGGGATTTTCAGTGAAAATTGCCCAAGAAAATCAAACTGCTCTGGATGATGGTGAGTTTTATTATCATGAAATCATTGGGTGTGAAGTGTATGAGCATGATGTTTTGATTGGGAAAATTTCGGAGATTTTGCAGCCCGGAGCTAATGACGTTTGGGTCGTGAAACGTGATGGAAAACGTGATTTGCTTTTGCCTTATATTCCACCTGTGGTGTTGAAGGTTGATGTGGCTAATCAGCGTGTAGAAGTCGAAATCATGGAAGGATTGGATGATTAA
- a CDS encoding SDR family oxidoreductase gives MNEKKLVLVTGGSGFIAIHTMAKLLQKGYRVRASLRTMSRQDEVKAMLKQAGVSDLAELSFVKADLTDEASWIPAMDKVDAVMHIASPTPATRPDSADEMVKMAVDGLLNVFKAAKKAQVERIVLTSASGAALAGHKNHPEIFTEEDWSDLSAPINAYQRSKTMAEQAAWKFAKENQLDLVSILPVAVMGPVLGQDFSHSNQAIKNMFEGKMPQLLRLAFDYIDVRDVADLHLLALENPQAVGERFLATTGENISYKAQAKLLKEHFGPQANQVSTREIPDFLVKFLAHFKKDLKMPATFLGQNTACSNAKAKKLLNWQPRSAESSIIATAQSMFDLGIIKKEK, from the coding sequence ATGAACGAAAAAAAATTAGTGTTAGTGACAGGTGGGAGCGGTTTTATAGCGATTCATACTATGGCAAAGTTGCTTCAAAAAGGCTATCGTGTTCGTGCAAGCTTGCGCACCATGTCACGCCAAGATGAAGTCAAAGCCATGCTCAAGCAGGCTGGGGTCAGTGATTTAGCCGAATTGAGCTTTGTAAAAGCTGATTTGACAGACGAAGCGAGCTGGATTCCAGCCATGGATAAGGTCGATGCCGTCATGCACATCGCTTCCCCAACTCCAGCAACTCGTCCAGATTCCGCCGATGAGATGGTTAAAATGGCTGTTGACGGGCTGCTCAATGTCTTCAAGGCGGCTAAAAAAGCGCAAGTTGAACGCATTGTTCTGACCTCAGCATCAGGTGCCGCACTTGCTGGTCACAAAAATCACCCCGAAATCTTTACCGAAGAAGATTGGAGTGACTTATCTGCACCAATCAACGCTTATCAACGTTCAAAAACAATGGCAGAACAAGCTGCTTGGAAATTTGCCAAAGAAAACCAATTAGATTTGGTCAGTATTCTGCCTGTTGCTGTCATGGGGCCAGTATTAGGCCAAGATTTTTCGCATTCTAATCAAGCCATTAAAAATATGTTTGAAGGCAAAATGCCTCAGCTTTTGCGTTTGGCTTTTGACTATATTGACGTGCGTGATGTTGCCGATTTACACCTTTTAGCTTTAGAAAATCCTCAAGCAGTGGGCGAGCGTTTCCTTGCCACAACAGGCGAAAATATAAGCTACAAAGCCCAAGCTAAGTTGCTCAAAGAACATTTTGGCCCTCAAGCCAACCAGGTTTCAACACGGGAAATTCCTGATTTTCTCGTTAAATTTTTGGCTCATTTCAAAAAAGATTTGAAAATGCCAGCCACATTTTTAGGGCAAAACACAGCCTGCAGCAATGCAAAAGCAAAAAAATTGCTCAATTGGCAGCCTCGTTCCGCCGAAAGTTCAATTATCGCCACTGCTCAAAGTATGTTTGACTTAGGAATAATCAAAAAAGAAAAGTAA